Proteins encoded by one window of Salvia splendens isolate huo1 chromosome 7, SspV2, whole genome shotgun sequence:
- the LOC121740747 gene encoding LOW QUALITY PROTEIN: E3 ubiquitin-protein ligase ATL42-like (The sequence of the model RefSeq protein was modified relative to this genomic sequence to represent the inferred CDS: deleted 1 base in 1 codon), which produces MLAVMFSLTFILLLYAKFCHRAASFTANNTRHIHDGLPRSRSLVSGVDKTVVESLPFFRFSSLRGSRDGLECAVCLARFEEVDILRLLPKCKHAFHIDCIDKWLDKHSSCPLCRSKVTADDLSHLPLSTSLRFLSNPPPPPELERQESSLELYVEREESRHGSSRFCIGGSFRKKEEEEAPIPESMDCESPPSPAALHRFNHKIVVSEAVLKNRWSNVSSSDIMFLNSEILMNDVAEEEATRFSSVEERKTAEETVIMSIKEEMGKKRALEGKVREINKEMNFPATSSGANRAKLGFESSSINPNDKRSMSEIVVHPRFQDLGNKDSRVEEINVKDERTRRLWLPIVRKTVQWFANRERITPQSQESRLNI; this is translated from the exons ATGCTCGCCGTCATGTTCTCCCTCAccttcatcctcctcctctaCGCCAAGTTCTGCCACCGCGCCGCCTCCTTCACCGCCAACAACACCCGCCACATCCACGATGGCCTCCCTCGCTCCCGCTCCCTCGTCTCGGGCGTCGACAAGACCGTCGTCGAGTCTCTCCCCTTCTTCCGCTTCTCCTCCCTCCGAGGCTCACGCGACGGCCTCGAATGCGCCGTCTGCCTCGCTCGATTCGAAGAAGTCgacatcctccgcctcctccccAAATGCAAGCACGCCTTCCACATCGACTGCATCGACAAGTGGCTTGACAAACACTCCTCCTGCCCCCTCTGCCGCAGCAAGGTCACCGCCGACGACCTCTCCCACCTC CCCCTCTCCACCAGCCTCCGATTTTTATCcaatccgccgccgccgccggagcTAGAGCGGCAGGAATCCAGCCTAGAGCTCTACGTGGAGAGAGAGGAGAGCCGCCATGGATCCTCGAGATTCTGCATTGGCGGAAGCTTCCGgaagaaggaggaggaggaggctcCGATACCGGAGAGCATGGACTGCGAATCACCGCCGTCGCCGGCTGCGCTGCACCGGTTCAATCACAAGATCGTGGTATCGGAAGCCGTGCTCAAGAACCGGTGGAGCAATGTTAGCTCCTCCGACATCATGTTCCTCAACTCAGAGATACTGATGAACGACGTCGCGGAGGAGGAGGCGACGAGATTCTCATCAGTGGAGGAGAGGAAAACGGCGGAGGAGACGGTGATCATGAGCATAAAGGAGGAGATGGGGAAGAAGAGAGCGTTGGAGGGAAAGGTGAGAGAAATCaataaagaaatgaattttCCCGCCACGTCATCGGGTGCTAATAGGGCGAAATTAGGGTTTGAGTCTAGCTCGATCAATCCCAACGACAAGAGATCCATGTCCGAAATCGTAGTTCATCCGAGATTCCAAGATTTAGGGAATAAAGATTCGCGGGTTGAAGAAATTAATGTCAAGGACGAAAGAACGAGAAGGCTTTGGTTACCCATCGTGAGAAAAACGGTCCAGTGGTTTGCAAATAGAGAGAGAATAACTCCACAGTCTCAAGAATCAAGGTTAAATATATGA